In Nilaparvata lugens isolate BPH chromosome 5, ASM1435652v1, whole genome shotgun sequence, the following proteins share a genomic window:
- the LOC111050985 gene encoding uncharacterized transmembrane protein DDB_G0289901-like produces the protein MRGYCQIEAILASAGGTIASRSRSTVGGGMAAVGGATSGGGVSGGSSWMTGGGGWMIGGSWMTGGGGGVVTGGGGWMTGGGVTVSGGATGGCRMTGGSSWMTGGSGGVTGGGGVVVAAVLVGVVLVGVVVVTETALVESTARQSLTYMKSHCQIEAVLTSAGGMIASLSRTTVGSGMVTYSGATGSGGATGSGGQMTGSGGATGGGRMTGGGVTVSGGATGGCRMTGGSSWMTGGGWTTGGGGATGGRSETRSRPGK, from the exons ATGAGGGGCTACTGCCAAATTGAAGCCATCCTGGCCTCAGCCGGCGGGACGATTGCCAGCCGCAGCAGGTCGACTGTTGGTGGCGGGATGGCAGCTGTCGGTGGGGCAACCAGTGGCGGTGGGGTGTCTGGTGGCAGCAGTTGGATGACTGGTGGCGGTGGTTGGATGATTGGCGGCAGTTGGATgactggtggtggtggtggtgtggTGACTGGTGGCGGAGGTTGGATGACTGGCGGCGGGGTGACTGTcagtggtggggcgactggcggttGCCGGATGACTGGTGGCAGCAGTTGGATGACTGGCGGCAgtggtggggtgactggtggcggtg GAGTTGTAGTAGCAGCAGTACTAGTTGGAGTAGTACTAGTGGGAGTTGTAGTGGTCACCGAAACAGCCCTCGTTGAAAGCACAGCAAGGCAATCTCTCACCTATATGAAGAGTCACTGCCAAATTGAAGCCGTCCTGACCTCAGCCGGCGGGATGATTGCCAGCCTCAGCAGGACGACTGTTGGCAGCGGGATGGTCACCTACAGTGGGGCGACCGGTAGTGGTGGGGCAACTGGCAGTGGTGGCCAgatgactggcagtggtggggcgaccggtggtggCCGGATGACTGGCGGCGGGGTGACTGTcagtggtggggcgactggcggttGCCGGATGACTGGTGGCAGCAGTTGGATGACTGGCGGCGGCTGGACAACCggtggtggtggggcgaccggcggcCGCAGCGAGACAAGGAGCCGGCCCGGCAAATGA